TAGCTCTAATCCTTGGATAAAGGGGGTGCATGGAGTTCTGAAGTGGGagagtgtacatgtaacagaagTGGAGatacaagaaaaagaagaaatagcGGTGCATTGCAAGTAGAAGTAACCTCAAGAGctgcattacatgtacatgtaatgtaatcaATATcgttcactcacacacacacacacacatacacacacacacaattacacacattcagacatacacaaacacacacaacagatacaaaaaaaactttaaagtctATTTCCTACCTCTTTCCTTCTCTGCACTGCCTCTTCCTTGTCTCTTTCCTCCTGTTCCtccctttcctttctttctctctcttcttgTTTCTTTCTCTCCTGCATAGCAATGGGGAAACATTTCAATGAAAAAACATCTACCACAATCTAAGAAACTATAATATATGTGGTCTCCTTTGTTTggtattgaccatggtaaaatcctaattgatttcagccctacagctttggctatggctaaacagtcctgtACGAGAATTATAGTCTCTGCCACATCTGTAAACTGACTCAGGTCTGTAGCGaagatttgcttttcttctaTCCGCAGTGCACATCAGTCTGgcttctcctgattttagcttccttgacagtgtgcatctccagctggatctgtcatttgcaagTGCTCTGTGTAAATATCAAGACCCTTTAGTTTCCTTTTgcaaattgttgaggaacctaTAAGTAAAATAAGACAATTGTAAACATACCTTTTCCTGATCTGCCCGTAAGGACTCCAGATAAGCCATGTCTTGCTGTGCTCTTAGAGTCTGGGTGAAGTTTCTCTCTTCCCTACAACAGAAATAGGAATTAATGCTAGACcaagtacatctaactggaaaaaaaagacgaaaaacaaACAGATCATAGTCTCAGTGTCCATATCCAGTGGCGGGCTGCCTCATTGGCCTCTCTTAGGTCACTGTCTGAGCATGTGGGGCCAAGTTTACAGTGTGCATGATCTACTTCTAATGGTGGTTGCAATGGACAAAAGTAACTGATCTGAAATTATAcatgcaccacaccaattttggTGCACAAACTTCTAAATGTAAATGCATGTGATATTTTTTGAGACCCGATTTATTAAGAATCTAAAGCTGAAAATCATTGGCCTACCTGTCAGCCATAACCTTGGCCAGTGCTGGCTCATTCTTTTCCATGACATGCATTAGCAAGTTTGGTCTGGAATTACTAAGTGACTgtcttgcaccacaccaattttacaagCACAAActtctacatgtaaatacatcGGTATTTCGCACCATTATAAGAATCTAAAGCTGAAAGACATTGCCTTACCTATCAGCCCTAACCTGGGCCAGTGCCGGCTCATCTCCATGACATGCATTAGCAAGTTTGGTCTGGAATTACTTGCACCACCTCTAATTTTACACACGCAAacttctatatgtacatgcatgtggtaAATCTTGCCCTTAGAAGAATCTAAAGCTCAGATAGACTTTTCCTTACCTGTCAGCCCTAACCTGGGCCAGTGCCGGCTCGTTTTCCTCCATGACGTGCATTAGCCTGGCTATCAGTTCATCTGCAGGCACCACACCCTCTAGTCTGGCAACCACAGTCATCTTGTGTTCTCTGAGGCAGATGAGGCTGACAAAGGGAAAGCTTCTGGGTCGAAGGGCTTGGGACACTGTAAGGAATAAGAGTaggttagatacatgtacatgtacctatgtAAGAAATTACAGTTCATCTGCAGTCACCACACCCTCTAGTCTGGCAACCACAGTCATCTTGTGTTCTCTTAGGCAGATCAGGCTGACAAAAGGGAAGCTTCTGAGCCATATAGTGCTTGGGACACTGTAGGGAAGAAAGGTCCAAAAGTGGGAGATATGATTATCCTAAACAGTCTTGCCCATAAAATCGGTGTCATCAATGCTCTTTAAAGGAGAAAAATTTCAGAAGCAGGTTGCTTCTTGGCTGCAGGCCTTTGGACACTGTGGGAGACAAGGGTCAAACATGATAAATGAAGGAAGAAATAATGGCATGGGAACTACAGTCACAAGTCATGAATTGAACTTGGCCGACTTGTCGGAGAGCTCCAAATGGGcttttgaaatacaatgtaaataGCTATTATGTCCTGAGGTATACATACTAACaaataatgtaaaatgtaaattcTAAAAGGCAATGTTCAAGGACCTGTACAGACACaagcctatacatgtacaatgctttctactgtacagtaacagttgtTGCAGGCATACCTGAGTCTACTACATGTAATGATATGTGATTCATGTATGAAGTATGAAGTGCACTTGGGTACAATTTCCTTACCTCTGTACCCCTCAGGAAACTCTACAGAGCATGCCCAGAAGAGGGACCTAGCACCGAGGAAGTCTATCACTTCTGGGGCACACAGAGAAGTTCTGAAacataagaaataaaacttattagataatacatgtaatatcaagaCTGTTCCTCACCAAAACATTCTAAAGGGACTTGTGGACAGTAGGTCAATATGGACAGGTTTCTTCATTATGGAGCAACCTAATCTTATCCAAAGAAAGAGTTGAGACTTaaccaaatattttctttcggTTTCTTTATTATGTTTGTGTCAATAGCAAAAACTACTACACCGCAAGGGACTTccaaaaagtggccacattaGCTACGTTGTTGACATAccattacaagtacatgtagaccaGAGGTGGTCtgctgtacaggtttgactgagtgtatttgttttgttgagAGATGAACTGTTATAACCCTTTTATAAATGATCCTTTTACATAATTATTATGATAGACTCTACAGTTTTGCAGTTATATTATAATGTTGACCCTTGACATGGCCTTTGAACTCTGACCTGGAGAATTCAGCTGATTGGTCGTCATTCTCCCCATGTAGGAACACCACCAGGAAACGGATCTCCTTCTTAGCATCATTCAGGGCCTGCAAATGTGAAAATGTTCATAAACATCAttacagcaaaaaaacaaagaaaaagtgtAAGTCCCACTGTTGTGTGTCACTGCCATGTGCATtgtacttaggccacaccaatttaatttcttggttcacggattcgctcactcctaaaaaaaaaaaaaattaccactcagcaaattttcaccattaatgaaaccattcaccagctttctggtgtagcaaattggcctttatattataagctccttaaagtgtggatacaggtgctgttactgtataatagtgtttttgtacttttttcaagctgaaaacttttttctttatgttttggattagccgttacctttaccccaaccattttacaatttttatttctatttttatttcgccctctcgctccatattttttataaaaaaatccgtgaaccaagaaattaaattggtgtggtcttaggggtgggtatcggtacagaaaattcaggtccaaagTCCGGTTCAGGTCAAGAGCATCGGCCCAGACCTGACTGTCtgtaaaaacatgcgtccgcaACTCCGAATAGTAGCAGCCGCATTAGACACACCGTTATCTTTGACATGTGTCTATGAGAACTGAAAATTTTGGGTTGGACTCAAAGTCTCCAGAAACCAAATGTGTAACTAAATTTAAGCTGTTCACATCAAGTCTTTAACCAAACAAAACTTGTCTACATCCAAGCATGTTACAAGTAAGCTTGTAAAATTAACTCTTTCATACTCACTCTTTCTAAGCTTAGGATGCTATAACAATAAACAAGAACCCATCAGGATTTTCCTCATAGCTACCtggctgtatctgtatctatatagccggtataaccaccctttggcgtaacacataagcttctgtatctgtatctatatagccggtataaccaccctttggcgtaacacataagcttctgtatctgtatctatatagccggtataaccacccttcggcgtaacacaccagcttcgcaggcacgcagtgcggcagcagctggttatattacactgaacaacctgtcacacctaacttttgcacatctatctgcaagcgttctttaaaactatccagagatgatgcccctacagtgcttggtgataacaaattccactctacgatagttctgggaaaatacaacTTTTTTAACAcgtcaatcctaggttggtaactcttgtacctgaagtcatggctgtttcttgttcttttttgagctggtattagatacttatcagtcggtacgtccaccagtttattggtcctTTTGTACATCATACCTGGCTGTAGGATCCCCGGTAGAAGACAGGGTGGTTCTCCCCATACAGGCTCTGGAACTTGGCAATGAAGGACTCCACATCGCCGAGCGGGTCTCTAACAACTGAGTACAACACTATCATTAGGAATTTAATTTCTATTAATTTTATAAGCTATAAAAATTACTTAAAGactttatgaaagaaaagcaGAAAAGATAACCATCAGTGTCAATTGGAGTAAAATCTATGAACTGCATTTTGTAAACTGTCATACATTTCAGACATCATTCGTCAAAGCTTTATCTTGATATTGAGTTCATTAGCTGGATGTCTTACATTCATCAACCTAAAGCCTATACCTACTTACCTATACTATAGTCTATAGCTATTAAAAAAAGGTCAGTTTGTAAAGTAAGAAGATGAAATAGTTGTAACTTACTTCTTCTTGGATCAGGAATAAATAGTCTATCTGCAAAGACAAATATTGACAGCTAGTGAGACATTGCAACACAGCCCTGTTGGACTTAACCAAAGTTTTGACTACCCAattccagtctttgtcaagcaATGAACATTCCACTGCTTCTATGACATATTTTCGTTATGTTGGttgaacagtaaaaaaaaaatcactagtATTCAAGTCCCATTTTTGCATTGGAAAGAAAAGCTCAATTTTGCTTTAAAATAAGAACATTATTTTGTGATTTCTCTTTCCAATAACAAGAAACATGGTACATGTGATGATGCAGTGACAACACCTTGTATACTTACATGCCCACATAAAGATGTCCCGTATGGTTGTGTACGTGAAACGGAAGGGTAACATCAACAGGAAGTAGCCCCACGCCAGCCAGCCCTGTACAGGGTAACAATAGATGTGTGTAACAACTGTTTAAGTTCATGACAAAATGGAgagttcacagtggttttaagtttgcggtagcaccatacactgtagtctcatacTTAGTTTAAGTtagcaaaaaccgtgaacataaaaccaccagaaaaatttctgcatttacagtaaacaacATGAATTGTCATTTAAATCTTGTACTGAAAAGTCTGAAGCTAGCAGTAGAGGGGGCTTCTTACCTGAGGCCTTCGCCGTGCAACTGTGTACACCCTGGAGAGAGACAAAACAACATGAGTAACTTCATCCAGTGTTTCCAATCTTAACCTAGTCAGGGCCTGAaatacctgcatatgcaggttagtgcaggtaaaattggagctgtgcaggtatttctggtgtctacctgcacctaacctgcactggtccatgtactgggttttgtacataaatgtcatatgatgtaggtgtatgtggattgttgatagctgcattgactgttaccacctataaaagtatacagaagaaaacatagcaatggttcctgaacaattttagtatgaattgatccatacttcataaattcagagtggtacaggtaaaatttgtctggtgcaggtaattttcagtgttacctgcaccagtgcaggtatgtagaaaaaagtattatatttcgagccctgctattcATAAGTGAACATGTACCCATGATCTCTACCCTAGGCTAGTAGAATCATCTGAGCCAAAGATTCGATAGAATATAACGTTTTAAAAAGTAGCAACAACTAAAGATCCATAAAGACCAAATTGTTGTTGACTTTAAGATCCAAGAAGACTGGAAACCTTTGATATGTTGGGCTCATGTTCATCATAGGCATCCTGGGGGGTGCTGGTCTGGCTACAGGCTGCTCGAACACCGGCGGCTGGCCTTCGTTCTCATTAAACGTATCATGTACCGCCGCCTGAAACACAAGAATGATCGTACACTCTCTTATTCAGAGGCGGTTAAAATCCCTCCCACATGGCTGTTCAGGACAGGGTGATAATTTTCCATATTCACACAGGTTTCCGTCGATTAAATAGAACGCACTCCAAGCACTCCAATGCAAGCGAATGGAGCTCTTCTGTTTGAATTTTTCTCTGAATGAAGAATAAAGTTGTTGGCCCAGGTTGAAACAGCGTGACAAATTTCATCCTTTTTATTGTAATTTGGCAATTGAATCAATGTTTTCTGACCTGGgtaagacataaataaaataacatGGTGTATTCCTGTATCACCCCCGGTCCCACGGGCTCCCTCCCGTAGCATGTGGTTGGTCTTGTACTACTttggtgatacagaatacaccttGTTGAGTTATATATGTACAGAGTGCACAACTGTTTACTAGCTTAAAAGGGAAAGAAGATAAAATCACCTCCATGTTCCATCCATGTCTGTCCAGCACCTGTCTGCACTTCTCTAGGTCGTTGATCCCTGTCAGGTCCTGTAGGGACAACAAGGGGCAAAACAAGGGTGAAGCTTTGAACTGGACATCTGATTCTGTGTGTATCTGAATAAGTCAGTAACTGTTCTTAAAATTTCAGCACTGGCAAACCAGCTTATGATTCTTGTTTAGGGGGACGTCTTTCATAGAAGTATACAAACAGTAGGCTGTAATGTTCCATGTGAGGAGGATTTGCAGCCAGTCTTAAAGCCACTTAAGACTAATTTGCATGTGCCATTGCCTGCAGGTATTACTATTAGCTGTACCAGCTGGTATTGCATACATATTGAATAATGTTTAGGCAATTCAAGGGGTGTGCCCTGCCATATTTGTATATAAATTTGTAAGTCAAGCCAAATTTGAAAGTGAACACACTGTTAAGCATAGAGTTCTGAGCAAAGCACCTAGTCACAGTCCTATAAATTACAATTTATCCCTAGCTAACTAAGGGTTATATCATAACTCCAGACATAGTCGCTGTCGCTGTGGCTACAAAGCCCCTAGCCCTTCGTGAGGCATAACAATAACTAAAGGTGTGGGAATTTAACCCAAGCAAGGCCAGTAGTGATGATTGTAACAAGCCTTGTATCCAGACGTACGTATCATAGCTCCCAATAGCCTGGAATCCAatcttgttagctttgttccgctcccgagGGTCGCTGCTTGTGGGCGAGTAGCGgccttcgggagcggaacaaagctaacaagactggattccaggctaagcTTCCAAGTCTTTTCTGTCCTTTCCGCaattatacacacacacttggGAGCTATAAAACGGCTGGAATccgctggataccaggctagattgcaccaaacattttgtatgaaaatcAAACAACAAAAGGGAATTGAAGTGCTATATACATATTGGCATGCTAAGACCTGAAATGAGCCCTACAGCTGGACAGAGCTGTTGCTAGAAAATTTGattgtcataacgttacatgtaataatttgattatGTTACTTGCTAATAATTACATCATTTtaaaaacatgtatgtatgacttAAGGGTTAGGAACTGTAAACACCGGAATTTTATCATTACCTATAATTGTCATTTTCTCAATTGCATAATACGACTTCGCTATTACAACTGGTGACGTGTATTATGCattgataaacatgtatatgcaaAATCACATTGTTTACAACAATGCCTTTTGTTCTAGTATCATTCAGTGCTATTCAAATCATCCAGTCGACTCCAGAAAACATCTAAGGCTTCATATGAGATGGTAGAGACAATACATTACATAATGCAATTGTCGTTTTCTTTGGGGTTTTTTTAAGGCATCGTTAATTTTGCGACAATTTATCGCCCACTCACAGCCATACTTCctctttcataatttttggtcaGAAGGCTGACATCGCCCAAGAAATATCCAAATATTTCGCCatttttctgtcagtttttCTCCGTTTTTGAATGCTTcataactactagtatgtgcaGAATGTTCTAATCTATGTTTAGAGCACAGAAAATCTGAATTTCACCTGAAATTGGAGCAGTTTTTCCGTCTGCGCTGAGGTCAACTCGACTTGTGAATCCCGAtggtccgccatgttggacaaTTTTCGTCCGGAACTACACGGAAATCAACGAAAATTGCCGACAGCTGGCACGGAAGCTAGCGAACTACTCCGGAGAAGAACGAATATGCAGCAAATCACAATTTTTGGAATAGTCGACTTTATAGGGGTTTCTTTAATTCAACATAATactaaatgtatatttttggatGTAAAAAACACCATCTTGATTTATAAATTTATGAATTAAAAGTATTATCTACTGAGTTTAATTCATATATTTATGTAAATAAATGTATGAATACTAAGTTGTTTGTTAAAATTATCCAATCTTTCCATTTTGACCCTTTATATTATTTTCGACTTGTCTGTTTAGGGTTAAAGGTGAACTGTAGCGTCGGAGGTGTACCTCCCACTCCGATAACACgaggtttgtt
The sequence above is drawn from the Branchiostoma floridae strain S238N-H82 chromosome 17, Bfl_VNyyK, whole genome shotgun sequence genome and encodes:
- the LOC118404040 gene encoding FAS-associated factor 2-like isoform X1 yields the protein MADHRDSQVELTSAQTEKLLQFQDLTGINDLEKCRQVLDRHGWNMEAAVHDTFNENEGQPPVFEQPVARPAPPRMPMMNMSPTYQRVYTVARRRPQGWLAWGYFLLMLPFRFTYTTIRDIFMWAYRLFIPDPRRMLYSVVRDPLGDVESFIAKFQSLYGENHPVFYRGSYSQALNDAKKEIRFLVVFLHGENDDQSAEFSRTSLCAPEVIDFLGARSLFWACSVEFPEGYRVSQALRPRSFPFVSLICLREHKMTVVARLEGVVPADELIARLMHVMEENEPALAQVRADREERNFTQTLRAQQDMAYLESLRADQEKERKKQEERERKEREEQEERDKEEAVQRRKEELARLRIEKASTIPDEPEDDDPEATKIILKLPNGTRLERRFLMSHSLEDVYHFAFCHKDAPDEFQIVANFPRRVLPCQGTEEAPQVITIKEAGLGKSEVLFVQDIGD
- the LOC118404040 gene encoding FAS-associated factor 2-like isoform X2; the encoded protein is MADHRDSQVELTSAQTEKLLQFQDLTGINDLEKCRQVLDRHGWNMEAAVHDTFNENEGQPPVFEQPVARPAPPRMPMMNMSPTYQRVYTVARRRPQGWLAWGYFLLMLPFRFTYTTIRDIFMWAYRLFIPDPRRIVRDPLGDVESFIAKFQSLYGENHPVFYRGSYSQALNDAKKEIRFLVVFLHGENDDQSAEFSRTSLCAPEVIDFLGARSLFWACSVEFPEGYRVSQALRPRSFPFVSLICLREHKMTVVARLEGVVPADELIARLMHVMEENEPALAQVRADREERNFTQTLRAQQDMAYLESLRADQEKERKKQEERERKEREEQEERDKEEAVQRRKEELARLRIEKASTIPDEPEDDDPEATKIILKLPNGTRLERRFLMSHSLEDVYHFAFCHKDAPDEFQIVANFPRRVLPCQGTEEAPQVITIKEAGLGKSEVLFVQDIGD